The Myotis daubentonii chromosome 9, mMyoDau2.1, whole genome shotgun sequence genome has a segment encoding these proteins:
- the LOC132240892 gene encoding tripartite motif-containing protein 5-like isoform X2, producing MGAETPEQLNRPFFQEDWSPMYLKFLRELLILDCSHGPYRVQAEVGEQQKPQIRRERSRGAAAMASGILVNVKEEVTCPICLELLTEPMSLDCGHTFCQACITANNRGSMIGQGKSSCPVCRITYQPENLRPNRHVANIVEALREVKLSPQEEQKRDLCVDHGEKLLLFCNEDKKIICWLCERSREHRGHQIFLMEEIAQKNKEKLQAALDRLRAEQQEAEKLDDNLEEERTSRKDQIEHELKRVQDCFKQLRGILASEEQKELQSLKKEAAENLDDLAQAEGELAQQKKLLRDLISDLEHLLQGSTVEMLQDVKGIMERSKTFTLKKPKTLSKKQRRVFQAPDLRGMLQVFNELTGVRRYWVHVTLDPPTNKSNIVISADRRQVRPSRFSCFFGGDNMDFGVLGSPSITSGKHYWEVDVSQKRAWIMGVYGENYRDSIIMDFIKLVNNSQPICSRFKPKYGYWVIGLQNHSEYKAFVDSASSDSTTLTLYLSVPPRRVGVFLDYDAGTVSFFNVTNHGFLIYKFSSCSFSQKMFPYFNPMKCSAPMTLCSQGS from the exons TCCCATGTACTTGAAGTTCTTGAGAGAGCTCCTGATCCTAGACTGTAGCCACGGGCCATACCGAGTCCAG GCAGAGGTCGGTGAGCAACAGAAGCCTCAGATCAGGAGAGAAAGGAGCAGGGGAGCAGCTGCGATGGCTTCAGGAATCCTGGTGAATGTAAAGGAAGAGGTAACATGCCCCATCTGCCTGGAGCTCCTAACAGAACCCATGAGCCTGGACTGTGGGCACACATTTTGCCAAGCCTGCATCACTGCAAACAACAGGGGGTCCATGATCGGCCAAGGAAAGAGCAGCTGCCCAGTGTGCAGGATCACTTACCAGCCTGAGAACCTGCGTCCCAATCGACATGTGGCCAACATTGTGGAGGCCCTTAGGGAGGTCAAGTTGAGCCCACAGGAGGAGCAAAAGAGAGATCTCTGTGTGGACCATGGAGAAAAACTCCTGCTTTTCTGCAACGAAGATAAGAAAATCATTTGCTGGCTTTGCGAGCGGTCTCGAGAGCACCGTGGTCATCAAATATTCCTCATGGAGGAGATTGCCCAGAAGAATAAG GAAAAGCTCCAGGCAGCTCTGGACAGGCTGAGGGCAGAGCAGCAGGAAGCTGAAAAATTGGATGATAACCTTGAAGAAGAGAGAACTTCCAGGAAG GATCAAATAGAACATGAGCTGAAAAGGGTCCAGGATTGTTTTAAACAACTGAGAGGTATCCTGGCCAGTGAGGAGCAAAAGGAGCTGCAAAGCCTGAAGAAGGAGGCGGCAGAGAATCTTGATGACCTGGCTCAGGCTGAGGGTGAGCTGGCCCAGCAGAAGAAGTTGCTGAGAGATCTCATCTCAGATCTGGAGCATCTGTTGCAGGGGTCAACAGTAGAGATGCTGCAG GATGTGAAAGGCATTATGGAAAG GAGTAAGACCTTCACTCTGAAGAAGCCAAAAACTCTCTCCAAGAAACAAAGGAGAGTGTTTCAAGCTCCTGACCTGAGAGGGATGCTACAAGTGTTTAATG aaCTGACAGGTGTGCGACGCTACTGGG TACACGTGACCCTGGATCCTCCCACGAATAAATCAAATATTGTCATTTCTGCGGATCGGAGACAAGTGAGACCTTCccgtttttcttgtttttttggaGGTGATAATATGGATTTTGGTGTCCTGGGATCACCTTCTATCACATCAGGGAAGCATTACTGGGAGGTGGATGTGTCACAGAAACGTGCCTGGATTATGGGGGTATATGGAGAAAATTACCGTGACTCCATTATAATGGATTTTATAAAACTAGTTAACAATAGTCAGCCTATTTGCTCTAGATTTAAACCTAAATATGGCTACTGGGTTATAGGGCTACAGAACCATTCTGAATATAAGGCTTTTGTGGATTCTGCCTCCTCTGACTCCACGACATTAACCTTGTACCTGAGTGTTCCTCCCCGTCGTGTTGGGGTTTTCCTAGACTATGATGCTGGCACTGTCTCATTTTTTAATGTCACTAACCATgggtttctcatctataaattcTCTTCATGTTCCTTTTCTCAGAAAATGTTTCCATATTTCAATCCTATGAAATGCTCTGCCCCCATGACACTGTGTTCTCAAGGCTCTTAA
- the LOC132240892 gene encoding tripartite motif-containing protein 5-like isoform X5 — translation MYLKFLRELLILDCSHGPYRVQAEVGEQQKPQIRRERSRGAAAMASGILVNVKEEVTCPICLELLTEPMSLDCGHTFCQACITANNRGSMIGQGKSSCPVCRITYQPENLRPNRHVANIVEALREVKLSPQEEQKRDLCVDHGEKLLLFCNEDKKIICWLCERSREHRGHQIFLMEEIAQKNKEKLQAALDRLRAEQQEAEKLDDNLEEERTSRKDQIEHELKRVQDCFKQLRGILASEEQKELQSLKKEAAENLDDLAQAEGELAQQKKLLRDLISDLEHLLQGSTVEMLQDVKGIMERSKTFTLKKPKTLSKKQRRVFQAPDLRGMLQVFNELTGVRRYWVHVTLDPPTNKSNIVISADRRQVRPSRFSCFFGGDNMDFGVLGSPSITSGKHYWEVDVSQKRAWIMGVYGENYRDSIIMDFIKLVNNSQPICSRFKPKYGYWVIGLQNHSEYKAFVDSASSDSTTLTLYLSVPPRRVGVFLDYDAGTVSFFNVTNHGFLIYKFSSCSFSQKMFPYFNPMKCSAPMTLCSQGS, via the exons ATGTACTTGAAGTTCTTGAGAGAGCTCCTGATCCTAGACTGTAGCCACGGGCCATACCGAGTCCAG GCAGAGGTCGGTGAGCAACAGAAGCCTCAGATCAGGAGAGAAAGGAGCAGGGGAGCAGCTGCGATGGCTTCAGGAATCCTGGTGAATGTAAAGGAAGAGGTAACATGCCCCATCTGCCTGGAGCTCCTAACAGAACCCATGAGCCTGGACTGTGGGCACACATTTTGCCAAGCCTGCATCACTGCAAACAACAGGGGGTCCATGATCGGCCAAGGAAAGAGCAGCTGCCCAGTGTGCAGGATCACTTACCAGCCTGAGAACCTGCGTCCCAATCGACATGTGGCCAACATTGTGGAGGCCCTTAGGGAGGTCAAGTTGAGCCCACAGGAGGAGCAAAAGAGAGATCTCTGTGTGGACCATGGAGAAAAACTCCTGCTTTTCTGCAACGAAGATAAGAAAATCATTTGCTGGCTTTGCGAGCGGTCTCGAGAGCACCGTGGTCATCAAATATTCCTCATGGAGGAGATTGCCCAGAAGAATAAG GAAAAGCTCCAGGCAGCTCTGGACAGGCTGAGGGCAGAGCAGCAGGAAGCTGAAAAATTGGATGATAACCTTGAAGAAGAGAGAACTTCCAGGAAG GATCAAATAGAACATGAGCTGAAAAGGGTCCAGGATTGTTTTAAACAACTGAGAGGTATCCTGGCCAGTGAGGAGCAAAAGGAGCTGCAAAGCCTGAAGAAGGAGGCGGCAGAGAATCTTGATGACCTGGCTCAGGCTGAGGGTGAGCTGGCCCAGCAGAAGAAGTTGCTGAGAGATCTCATCTCAGATCTGGAGCATCTGTTGCAGGGGTCAACAGTAGAGATGCTGCAG GATGTGAAAGGCATTATGGAAAG GAGTAAGACCTTCACTCTGAAGAAGCCAAAAACTCTCTCCAAGAAACAAAGGAGAGTGTTTCAAGCTCCTGACCTGAGAGGGATGCTACAAGTGTTTAATG aaCTGACAGGTGTGCGACGCTACTGGG TACACGTGACCCTGGATCCTCCCACGAATAAATCAAATATTGTCATTTCTGCGGATCGGAGACAAGTGAGACCTTCccgtttttcttgtttttttggaGGTGATAATATGGATTTTGGTGTCCTGGGATCACCTTCTATCACATCAGGGAAGCATTACTGGGAGGTGGATGTGTCACAGAAACGTGCCTGGATTATGGGGGTATATGGAGAAAATTACCGTGACTCCATTATAATGGATTTTATAAAACTAGTTAACAATAGTCAGCCTATTTGCTCTAGATTTAAACCTAAATATGGCTACTGGGTTATAGGGCTACAGAACCATTCTGAATATAAGGCTTTTGTGGATTCTGCCTCCTCTGACTCCACGACATTAACCTTGTACCTGAGTGTTCCTCCCCGTCGTGTTGGGGTTTTCCTAGACTATGATGCTGGCACTGTCTCATTTTTTAATGTCACTAACCATgggtttctcatctataaattcTCTTCATGTTCCTTTTCTCAGAAAATGTTTCCATATTTCAATCCTATGAAATGCTCTGCCCCCATGACACTGTGTTCTCAAGGCTCTTAA
- the LOC132240892 gene encoding tripartite motif-containing protein 5-like isoform X10 has product MASGILVNVKEEVTCPICLELLTEPMSLDCGHTFCQACITANNRGSMIGQGKSSCPVCRITYQPENLRPNRHVANIVEALREVKLSPQEEQKRDLCVDHGEKLLLFCNEDKKIICWLCERSREHRGHQIFLMEEIAQKNKEKLQAALDRLRAEQQEAEKLDDNLEEERTSRKDQIEHELKRVQDCFKQLRGILASEEQKELQSLKKEAAENLDDLAQAEGELAQQKKLLRDLISDLEHLLQGSTVEMLQDVKGIMERSKTFTLKKPKTLSKKQRRVFQAPDLRGMLQVFNELTGVRRYWVHVTLDPPTNKSNIVISADRRQVRPSRFSCFFGGDNMDFGVLGSPSITSGKHYWEVDVSQKRAWIMGVYGENYRDSIIMDFIKLVNNSQPICSRFKPKYGYWVIGLQNHSEYKAFVDSASSDSTTLTLYLSVPPRRVGVFLDYDAGTVSFFNVTNHGFLIYKFSSCSFSQKMFPYFNPMKCSAPMTLCSQGS; this is encoded by the exons ATGGCTTCAGGAATCCTGGTGAATGTAAAGGAAGAGGTAACATGCCCCATCTGCCTGGAGCTCCTAACAGAACCCATGAGCCTGGACTGTGGGCACACATTTTGCCAAGCCTGCATCACTGCAAACAACAGGGGGTCCATGATCGGCCAAGGAAAGAGCAGCTGCCCAGTGTGCAGGATCACTTACCAGCCTGAGAACCTGCGTCCCAATCGACATGTGGCCAACATTGTGGAGGCCCTTAGGGAGGTCAAGTTGAGCCCACAGGAGGAGCAAAAGAGAGATCTCTGTGTGGACCATGGAGAAAAACTCCTGCTTTTCTGCAACGAAGATAAGAAAATCATTTGCTGGCTTTGCGAGCGGTCTCGAGAGCACCGTGGTCATCAAATATTCCTCATGGAGGAGATTGCCCAGAAGAATAAG GAAAAGCTCCAGGCAGCTCTGGACAGGCTGAGGGCAGAGCAGCAGGAAGCTGAAAAATTGGATGATAACCTTGAAGAAGAGAGAACTTCCAGGAAG GATCAAATAGAACATGAGCTGAAAAGGGTCCAGGATTGTTTTAAACAACTGAGAGGTATCCTGGCCAGTGAGGAGCAAAAGGAGCTGCAAAGCCTGAAGAAGGAGGCGGCAGAGAATCTTGATGACCTGGCTCAGGCTGAGGGTGAGCTGGCCCAGCAGAAGAAGTTGCTGAGAGATCTCATCTCAGATCTGGAGCATCTGTTGCAGGGGTCAACAGTAGAGATGCTGCAG GATGTGAAAGGCATTATGGAAAG GAGTAAGACCTTCACTCTGAAGAAGCCAAAAACTCTCTCCAAGAAACAAAGGAGAGTGTTTCAAGCTCCTGACCTGAGAGGGATGCTACAAGTGTTTAATG aaCTGACAGGTGTGCGACGCTACTGGG TACACGTGACCCTGGATCCTCCCACGAATAAATCAAATATTGTCATTTCTGCGGATCGGAGACAAGTGAGACCTTCccgtttttcttgtttttttggaGGTGATAATATGGATTTTGGTGTCCTGGGATCACCTTCTATCACATCAGGGAAGCATTACTGGGAGGTGGATGTGTCACAGAAACGTGCCTGGATTATGGGGGTATATGGAGAAAATTACCGTGACTCCATTATAATGGATTTTATAAAACTAGTTAACAATAGTCAGCCTATTTGCTCTAGATTTAAACCTAAATATGGCTACTGGGTTATAGGGCTACAGAACCATTCTGAATATAAGGCTTTTGTGGATTCTGCCTCCTCTGACTCCACGACATTAACCTTGTACCTGAGTGTTCCTCCCCGTCGTGTTGGGGTTTTCCTAGACTATGATGCTGGCACTGTCTCATTTTTTAATGTCACTAACCATgggtttctcatctataaattcTCTTCATGTTCCTTTTCTCAGAAAATGTTTCCATATTTCAATCCTATGAAATGCTCTGCCCCCATGACACTGTGTTCTCAAGGCTCTTAA
- the LOC132240892 gene encoding tripartite motif-containing protein 5-like isoform X1, protein MGLVWRVNYHHFCPQAETPEQLNRPFFQEDWSPMYLKFLRELLILDCSHGPYRVQAEVGEQQKPQIRRERSRGAAAMASGILVNVKEEVTCPICLELLTEPMSLDCGHTFCQACITANNRGSMIGQGKSSCPVCRITYQPENLRPNRHVANIVEALREVKLSPQEEQKRDLCVDHGEKLLLFCNEDKKIICWLCERSREHRGHQIFLMEEIAQKNKEKLQAALDRLRAEQQEAEKLDDNLEEERTSRKDQIEHELKRVQDCFKQLRGILASEEQKELQSLKKEAAENLDDLAQAEGELAQQKKLLRDLISDLEHLLQGSTVEMLQDVKGIMERSKTFTLKKPKTLSKKQRRVFQAPDLRGMLQVFNELTGVRRYWVHVTLDPPTNKSNIVISADRRQVRPSRFSCFFGGDNMDFGVLGSPSITSGKHYWEVDVSQKRAWIMGVYGENYRDSIIMDFIKLVNNSQPICSRFKPKYGYWVIGLQNHSEYKAFVDSASSDSTTLTLYLSVPPRRVGVFLDYDAGTVSFFNVTNHGFLIYKFSSCSFSQKMFPYFNPMKCSAPMTLCSQGS, encoded by the exons TCCCATGTACTTGAAGTTCTTGAGAGAGCTCCTGATCCTAGACTGTAGCCACGGGCCATACCGAGTCCAG GCAGAGGTCGGTGAGCAACAGAAGCCTCAGATCAGGAGAGAAAGGAGCAGGGGAGCAGCTGCGATGGCTTCAGGAATCCTGGTGAATGTAAAGGAAGAGGTAACATGCCCCATCTGCCTGGAGCTCCTAACAGAACCCATGAGCCTGGACTGTGGGCACACATTTTGCCAAGCCTGCATCACTGCAAACAACAGGGGGTCCATGATCGGCCAAGGAAAGAGCAGCTGCCCAGTGTGCAGGATCACTTACCAGCCTGAGAACCTGCGTCCCAATCGACATGTGGCCAACATTGTGGAGGCCCTTAGGGAGGTCAAGTTGAGCCCACAGGAGGAGCAAAAGAGAGATCTCTGTGTGGACCATGGAGAAAAACTCCTGCTTTTCTGCAACGAAGATAAGAAAATCATTTGCTGGCTTTGCGAGCGGTCTCGAGAGCACCGTGGTCATCAAATATTCCTCATGGAGGAGATTGCCCAGAAGAATAAG GAAAAGCTCCAGGCAGCTCTGGACAGGCTGAGGGCAGAGCAGCAGGAAGCTGAAAAATTGGATGATAACCTTGAAGAAGAGAGAACTTCCAGGAAG GATCAAATAGAACATGAGCTGAAAAGGGTCCAGGATTGTTTTAAACAACTGAGAGGTATCCTGGCCAGTGAGGAGCAAAAGGAGCTGCAAAGCCTGAAGAAGGAGGCGGCAGAGAATCTTGATGACCTGGCTCAGGCTGAGGGTGAGCTGGCCCAGCAGAAGAAGTTGCTGAGAGATCTCATCTCAGATCTGGAGCATCTGTTGCAGGGGTCAACAGTAGAGATGCTGCAG GATGTGAAAGGCATTATGGAAAG GAGTAAGACCTTCACTCTGAAGAAGCCAAAAACTCTCTCCAAGAAACAAAGGAGAGTGTTTCAAGCTCCTGACCTGAGAGGGATGCTACAAGTGTTTAATG aaCTGACAGGTGTGCGACGCTACTGGG TACACGTGACCCTGGATCCTCCCACGAATAAATCAAATATTGTCATTTCTGCGGATCGGAGACAAGTGAGACCTTCccgtttttcttgtttttttggaGGTGATAATATGGATTTTGGTGTCCTGGGATCACCTTCTATCACATCAGGGAAGCATTACTGGGAGGTGGATGTGTCACAGAAACGTGCCTGGATTATGGGGGTATATGGAGAAAATTACCGTGACTCCATTATAATGGATTTTATAAAACTAGTTAACAATAGTCAGCCTATTTGCTCTAGATTTAAACCTAAATATGGCTACTGGGTTATAGGGCTACAGAACCATTCTGAATATAAGGCTTTTGTGGATTCTGCCTCCTCTGACTCCACGACATTAACCTTGTACCTGAGTGTTCCTCCCCGTCGTGTTGGGGTTTTCCTAGACTATGATGCTGGCACTGTCTCATTTTTTAATGTCACTAACCATgggtttctcatctataaattcTCTTCATGTTCCTTTTCTCAGAAAATGTTTCCATATTTCAATCCTATGAAATGCTCTGCCCCCATGACACTGTGTTCTCAAGGCTCTTAA
- the LOC132240892 gene encoding tripartite motif-containing protein 5-like isoform X4 translates to MNLTFISHSTSVGELLCGELVVGLAEVGEQQKPQIRRERSRGAAAMASGILVNVKEEVTCPICLELLTEPMSLDCGHTFCQACITANNRGSMIGQGKSSCPVCRITYQPENLRPNRHVANIVEALREVKLSPQEEQKRDLCVDHGEKLLLFCNEDKKIICWLCERSREHRGHQIFLMEEIAQKNKEKLQAALDRLRAEQQEAEKLDDNLEEERTSRKDQIEHELKRVQDCFKQLRGILASEEQKELQSLKKEAAENLDDLAQAEGELAQQKKLLRDLISDLEHLLQGSTVEMLQDVKGIMERSKTFTLKKPKTLSKKQRRVFQAPDLRGMLQVFNELTGVRRYWVHVTLDPPTNKSNIVISADRRQVRPSRFSCFFGGDNMDFGVLGSPSITSGKHYWEVDVSQKRAWIMGVYGENYRDSIIMDFIKLVNNSQPICSRFKPKYGYWVIGLQNHSEYKAFVDSASSDSTTLTLYLSVPPRRVGVFLDYDAGTVSFFNVTNHGFLIYKFSSCSFSQKMFPYFNPMKCSAPMTLCSQGS, encoded by the exons GCAGAGGTCGGTGAGCAACAGAAGCCTCAGATCAGGAGAGAAAGGAGCAGGGGAGCAGCTGCGATGGCTTCAGGAATCCTGGTGAATGTAAAGGAAGAGGTAACATGCCCCATCTGCCTGGAGCTCCTAACAGAACCCATGAGCCTGGACTGTGGGCACACATTTTGCCAAGCCTGCATCACTGCAAACAACAGGGGGTCCATGATCGGCCAAGGAAAGAGCAGCTGCCCAGTGTGCAGGATCACTTACCAGCCTGAGAACCTGCGTCCCAATCGACATGTGGCCAACATTGTGGAGGCCCTTAGGGAGGTCAAGTTGAGCCCACAGGAGGAGCAAAAGAGAGATCTCTGTGTGGACCATGGAGAAAAACTCCTGCTTTTCTGCAACGAAGATAAGAAAATCATTTGCTGGCTTTGCGAGCGGTCTCGAGAGCACCGTGGTCATCAAATATTCCTCATGGAGGAGATTGCCCAGAAGAATAAG GAAAAGCTCCAGGCAGCTCTGGACAGGCTGAGGGCAGAGCAGCAGGAAGCTGAAAAATTGGATGATAACCTTGAAGAAGAGAGAACTTCCAGGAAG GATCAAATAGAACATGAGCTGAAAAGGGTCCAGGATTGTTTTAAACAACTGAGAGGTATCCTGGCCAGTGAGGAGCAAAAGGAGCTGCAAAGCCTGAAGAAGGAGGCGGCAGAGAATCTTGATGACCTGGCTCAGGCTGAGGGTGAGCTGGCCCAGCAGAAGAAGTTGCTGAGAGATCTCATCTCAGATCTGGAGCATCTGTTGCAGGGGTCAACAGTAGAGATGCTGCAG GATGTGAAAGGCATTATGGAAAG GAGTAAGACCTTCACTCTGAAGAAGCCAAAAACTCTCTCCAAGAAACAAAGGAGAGTGTTTCAAGCTCCTGACCTGAGAGGGATGCTACAAGTGTTTAATG aaCTGACAGGTGTGCGACGCTACTGGG TACACGTGACCCTGGATCCTCCCACGAATAAATCAAATATTGTCATTTCTGCGGATCGGAGACAAGTGAGACCTTCccgtttttcttgtttttttggaGGTGATAATATGGATTTTGGTGTCCTGGGATCACCTTCTATCACATCAGGGAAGCATTACTGGGAGGTGGATGTGTCACAGAAACGTGCCTGGATTATGGGGGTATATGGAGAAAATTACCGTGACTCCATTATAATGGATTTTATAAAACTAGTTAACAATAGTCAGCCTATTTGCTCTAGATTTAAACCTAAATATGGCTACTGGGTTATAGGGCTACAGAACCATTCTGAATATAAGGCTTTTGTGGATTCTGCCTCCTCTGACTCCACGACATTAACCTTGTACCTGAGTGTTCCTCCCCGTCGTGTTGGGGTTTTCCTAGACTATGATGCTGGCACTGTCTCATTTTTTAATGTCACTAACCATgggtttctcatctataaattcTCTTCATGTTCCTTTTCTCAGAAAATGTTTCCATATTTCAATCCTATGAAATGCTCTGCCCCCATGACACTGTGTTCTCAAGGCTCTTAA
- the LOC132240892 gene encoding tripartite motif-containing protein 5-like isoform X6, with amino-acid sequence MGAEVGEQQKPQIRRERSRGAAAMASGILVNVKEEVTCPICLELLTEPMSLDCGHTFCQACITANNRGSMIGQGKSSCPVCRITYQPENLRPNRHVANIVEALREVKLSPQEEQKRDLCVDHGEKLLLFCNEDKKIICWLCERSREHRGHQIFLMEEIAQKNKEKLQAALDRLRAEQQEAEKLDDNLEEERTSRKDQIEHELKRVQDCFKQLRGILASEEQKELQSLKKEAAENLDDLAQAEGELAQQKKLLRDLISDLEHLLQGSTVEMLQDVKGIMERSKTFTLKKPKTLSKKQRRVFQAPDLRGMLQVFNELTGVRRYWVHVTLDPPTNKSNIVISADRRQVRPSRFSCFFGGDNMDFGVLGSPSITSGKHYWEVDVSQKRAWIMGVYGENYRDSIIMDFIKLVNNSQPICSRFKPKYGYWVIGLQNHSEYKAFVDSASSDSTTLTLYLSVPPRRVGVFLDYDAGTVSFFNVTNHGFLIYKFSSCSFSQKMFPYFNPMKCSAPMTLCSQGS; translated from the exons ATGGGG GCAGAGGTCGGTGAGCAACAGAAGCCTCAGATCAGGAGAGAAAGGAGCAGGGGAGCAGCTGCGATGGCTTCAGGAATCCTGGTGAATGTAAAGGAAGAGGTAACATGCCCCATCTGCCTGGAGCTCCTAACAGAACCCATGAGCCTGGACTGTGGGCACACATTTTGCCAAGCCTGCATCACTGCAAACAACAGGGGGTCCATGATCGGCCAAGGAAAGAGCAGCTGCCCAGTGTGCAGGATCACTTACCAGCCTGAGAACCTGCGTCCCAATCGACATGTGGCCAACATTGTGGAGGCCCTTAGGGAGGTCAAGTTGAGCCCACAGGAGGAGCAAAAGAGAGATCTCTGTGTGGACCATGGAGAAAAACTCCTGCTTTTCTGCAACGAAGATAAGAAAATCATTTGCTGGCTTTGCGAGCGGTCTCGAGAGCACCGTGGTCATCAAATATTCCTCATGGAGGAGATTGCCCAGAAGAATAAG GAAAAGCTCCAGGCAGCTCTGGACAGGCTGAGGGCAGAGCAGCAGGAAGCTGAAAAATTGGATGATAACCTTGAAGAAGAGAGAACTTCCAGGAAG GATCAAATAGAACATGAGCTGAAAAGGGTCCAGGATTGTTTTAAACAACTGAGAGGTATCCTGGCCAGTGAGGAGCAAAAGGAGCTGCAAAGCCTGAAGAAGGAGGCGGCAGAGAATCTTGATGACCTGGCTCAGGCTGAGGGTGAGCTGGCCCAGCAGAAGAAGTTGCTGAGAGATCTCATCTCAGATCTGGAGCATCTGTTGCAGGGGTCAACAGTAGAGATGCTGCAG GATGTGAAAGGCATTATGGAAAG GAGTAAGACCTTCACTCTGAAGAAGCCAAAAACTCTCTCCAAGAAACAAAGGAGAGTGTTTCAAGCTCCTGACCTGAGAGGGATGCTACAAGTGTTTAATG aaCTGACAGGTGTGCGACGCTACTGGG TACACGTGACCCTGGATCCTCCCACGAATAAATCAAATATTGTCATTTCTGCGGATCGGAGACAAGTGAGACCTTCccgtttttcttgtttttttggaGGTGATAATATGGATTTTGGTGTCCTGGGATCACCTTCTATCACATCAGGGAAGCATTACTGGGAGGTGGATGTGTCACAGAAACGTGCCTGGATTATGGGGGTATATGGAGAAAATTACCGTGACTCCATTATAATGGATTTTATAAAACTAGTTAACAATAGTCAGCCTATTTGCTCTAGATTTAAACCTAAATATGGCTACTGGGTTATAGGGCTACAGAACCATTCTGAATATAAGGCTTTTGTGGATTCTGCCTCCTCTGACTCCACGACATTAACCTTGTACCTGAGTGTTCCTCCCCGTCGTGTTGGGGTTTTCCTAGACTATGATGCTGGCACTGTCTCATTTTTTAATGTCACTAACCATgggtttctcatctataaattcTCTTCATGTTCCTTTTCTCAGAAAATGTTTCCATATTTCAATCCTATGAAATGCTCTGCCCCCATGACACTGTGTTCTCAAGGCTCTTAA